Genomic segment of Pseudomonas sp. DY-1:
AGCAAAGCATTCCGGCCTCACCCGCCTTGTTCCATAGGGCGCGATCGATGTGGCCGTCCTTTTCCCACTGGTGGTGGTAAGGCACTGCCTCCTGCTCGAGGAACTTGCGCACACTGTCGCGGAATAGTTCGTGATCGGAGCTGAACAGGGTTCTTGGGATCATGGCATCACCTTGGAATGACACTGCGTGTCGTATGGGGTCAGAGGCAACCGACTCTAGGCCAGTCCCCTCCCCCGCCACACTGGACACTTAGGACAAAAAATAAGACGATCCAGCCGCAGAATGACCGCTTTCCCCTAATAAGAACAACACCATGAGTATTACGCAGTCCCCCAACCTTCGACAGGTCAGCATCCTGGCCATCGATGGCGTCTTCGCCTCCACCCTCATGCAGGCCAAGGACTTCTTCCACATGGCCAGCTTGCGCTTCGGCAAGCTCCAGGGTAAAGGCCTCACACCTGCTTTCCGGACCCGCCTGGTCAGCCCTGATGGCCTGCCAGTCGACAGCTTCAGCGACGTGAAAGTCCCAGTCGACGGGCCGCTGGACGACGCAGAGATCATCATCATCCCTGCCTTCTGGGGCGACTTCGATGCCCTGCTATCTCGTTATCCGCAAGTCTGCGAATGGCTGCGCGCGCGTCACGCCGCCGGCAGCGCCATCTGTGGCGAGGCCACTGGTGTGTTCTGGATGGCCCAAGCGGGGCTTCTGGATGGAAAGGAAGCCACTACTTACTGGCGCTTCTTTGGTGAGTTCGCCGAACGCTTCCCCAGGGTATTGCTGAACCAGGACAAGCATCTTTCCGACGCCGACAACCTCTACTGCGCTGGCGGCGTCACCTCGGCCTGCGATCTCTATATCTACCTGATCGAACGCTTCTGTGGCGCCGGCATCGCTCAGGCGGTGGCCCGTGACATTCTCTATGAAGTCCAACGCAGCTATACCCCGGGCCGCATCGGCTTCGGCGGACAGAAGCTGCACCACGACATGACCATCCTGCAGATCCAGCAATGGCTGGAAGACCACTTCGCCGACAAATTCCGCTTCGAGGACGTGGCCCGCGACCACGGTATGAGCATTCGCAACTTCATGCGGCGCTTCCAGGCAGCCACTGGCGACAAGCCCCTGCATTACCTTCAAAGGTTACGCATCGAAACAGCAAAGGGGCTTCTTTCGGGTACGCGCAAGAGCATCAAGACCATCAGTTACGAGGTGGGCTACGACGACGCCAGCTTCTTCGCCCGCCTGTTCCGCCAGCACACCCAGCTCTCTCCGAACCAATACCGGCACCAGTACCAGCAGAAAGGTGAGTGAAGCGGAGTTCGCTCACGCTCAGCTCATGCACCTGCCGCTGCAGCAGTCCCGCTGGCGCTAGCCAGCGATTCCGCCACCTCCTGGCACTGCCATCCCAAGGATGGGTTGGCCCCATGCCTCATCGCCCTATGATCGGCCCATGCCCGAACGGGTTGCCCAGACCCCGCGCCTGTCATCGCGCGGGAGGAAAACAACAAGAAAAGGTCCATCGCCATGCGCCGCTACCTGCTTGCACTGCTGGCCGCCTGCAGCCTCACCGCTGTGGCGGATGAAAACTGGAAACCCTTCCCCTACGACAAGGCCGCCTATGACTACTCCGGCGACAAGCTGCGCGAAGCCTGGCCGCGCCTGACTCGCGGATTCGGTCCCAACTACCCCTATCCGGATGCCGACTGGGTCGTGACCATGGCCAGCCAGTACCCCAAGGCCCTCGAACTGACCGTGACTGGAAATACCGGCTTCACCGGCAAGCCCGAGGAAGCCGAAGCCTACGCAGCGAAGCTCCAGGATGTCTGGCGCCTGATGTTCCGTGGTGACTTTGCCCAGGCCAAGAAGCAGGGACTTGCCCTGGGTGTTGGTGGCCAGGTGCCGGCAATGTTCGCCCAGGTGGTCTACGCCATGTTTCTCGTACCGGACCAGGAGGAGAAGCATCGCCTGCTGGAGGAAGTGATCCGCTACACCGATGAAGCCGGCGACCTGGTCAAGGCCGATGTGGTCGCACAGTTCGGTCGCGCCTATGCCAAGGCCCGGTTGGGCGAAGAGCTGCCGGTACCGGTGGTGCTCAAGCGCGGGTATACCAGCCAAATCCCCGATGAACTGGATGCCCTGTTGAAGACGCAGCCTGGGCAACCCTTCGCCCTGGCCCTCTACGGTGGCTACGAAGCCGGTGTCATTCGCAAGGTGGGCAAGCTGGTGGGCAAGATGACCTACGGAGTCAGCTCGGACAAGATGGAGCAGTACTTCGCCCGCTCCTTCAAGGCCATCGACGATTTGCCCATAGGCCACTACGAATACGCCAACGCCCTGGAGTACGTATACGGCGAGGACGAGGAAGCCAGGGTCCTGGAGCACCTGAAAATGGCGGTGGCGATCAAGCCGATCAACGCCATGGAAGCCCTGGAAGTGGCTCATGCACAGAGGT
This window contains:
- a CDS encoding GlxA family transcriptional regulator, producing MASLRFGKLQGKGLTPAFRTRLVSPDGLPVDSFSDVKVPVDGPLDDAEIIIIPAFWGDFDALLSRYPQVCEWLRARHAAGSAICGEATGVFWMAQAGLLDGKEATTYWRFFGEFAERFPRVLLNQDKHLSDADNLYCAGGVTSACDLYIYLIERFCGAGIAQAVARDILYEVQRSYTPGRIGFGGQKLHHDMTILQIQQWLEDHFADKFRFEDVARDHGMSIRNFMRRFQAATGDKPLHYLQRLRIETAKGLLSGTRKSIKTISYEVGYDDASFFARLFRQHTQLSPNQYRHQYQQKGE